A region of Streptomyces paludis DNA encodes the following proteins:
- a CDS encoding PH domain-containing protein, which translates to MLRKKSLWIFTIVSCCAIYAGIPVIWLVARPNESTGELLMVASVLLAVSLVMIRIGRVRVEIHDGGLRLVGVLGRDWIPWGAYLLVETDGELVVRARGERSYAVSAFSGSLIEEMLKARGRSRNVRAGEAIRAAARSAPAEARRDRDVVSKSWELIPADLLLAQVPVCLALTQSGIVPM; encoded by the coding sequence GTGCTGCGCAAAAAGAGTCTCTGGATTTTCACCATCGTGAGCTGCTGCGCGATATACGCGGGAATTCCGGTGATCTGGCTCGTCGCACGGCCGAATGAATCCACCGGCGAGCTGCTCATGGTCGCGTCCGTGCTGCTGGCCGTGTCCCTGGTCATGATCCGGATCGGCCGGGTCCGGGTGGAGATCCATGACGGCGGGCTGCGGCTGGTGGGGGTACTGGGCCGGGACTGGATCCCCTGGGGCGCGTATCTCCTGGTCGAGACCGACGGTGAGCTGGTCGTCCGGGCGCGCGGCGAACGGAGTTACGCCGTCTCCGCGTTCAGCGGCTCGCTCATCGAGGAGATGCTGAAGGCCCGGGGCCGCAGCCGCAATGTCCGGGCCGGTGAGGCGATACGGGCCGCCGCGCGGAGCGCTCCGGCCGAGGCCCGGCGGGACCGGGACGTCGTGTCGAAGTCCTGGGAGCTGATCCCCGCCGATCTGCTCCTGGCCCAGGTGCCGGTATGCCTGGCACTCACGCAGTCGGGCATCGTCCCGATGTGA
- a CDS encoding magnesium transporter MgtE N-terminal domain-containing protein has protein sequence MAAGAPRVFVSHLVAVPVFDPGGDQVGRVRDLVAMFRVAGRPPRVLGLVVEVLSRRRIFLPMTRVTGVESGQVITTGVLNVRRFEQRPTERLVLGELLDRRVRLVETGEEVTVLDIAVQQLPARRDWEIDKVFVERGRKGGALRRRGEALTVEWSAVTGFSLEEEGQGAENLVASFERLRPVDLANVLHHLTPKRRAEVAAALDDDRLADVLEELPEDDQVEILGKLAEERAADVLEAMDPDDAADLLSELPEADKERLLTLMRPDDAADVRRLMSYEERTAGGLMTTDPIVLRPDATVADALARVRQQDLSPALAAQVYVCRPPDETPTGKYLGTVHFQRLLRDPPYTLVSSIVDSDLPPLAPDTPLPAITSHLAAYNMVSAPVVDDSGALLGAVTVDDVLDHLLPDDWRETGYHGVEGTGRAG, from the coding sequence ATGGCGGCAGGCGCCCCCCGGGTCTTCGTCTCGCATCTGGTGGCCGTGCCGGTCTTTGACCCGGGCGGCGACCAGGTGGGGCGGGTGCGCGATCTGGTCGCGATGTTCCGGGTCGCGGGCCGGCCGCCGCGGGTGCTCGGGCTGGTGGTGGAGGTGCTCAGCCGCCGCCGGATCTTCCTGCCGATGACCCGGGTCACGGGCGTCGAGTCCGGCCAGGTGATCACCACCGGGGTGCTGAACGTACGGCGCTTCGAGCAGCGTCCGACCGAGCGGCTCGTCCTGGGCGAGCTGCTCGACCGGCGGGTGCGGCTGGTGGAGACCGGCGAGGAGGTGACCGTGCTCGACATCGCCGTGCAGCAGCTGCCGGCCCGCCGCGACTGGGAGATCGACAAGGTCTTCGTCGAGCGCGGCCGGAAGGGCGGCGCGCTGCGCAGGCGCGGCGAGGCCCTGACCGTCGAGTGGTCGGCCGTCACCGGCTTCTCGCTGGAGGAGGAGGGGCAGGGCGCGGAGAATCTCGTGGCCAGCTTCGAGCGGCTGCGCCCGGTCGATCTCGCCAACGTACTGCACCATCTGACGCCGAAACGGCGCGCCGAGGTCGCGGCGGCGCTGGACGACGACCGGCTCGCGGACGTCCTGGAGGAGCTGCCCGAGGACGACCAGGTGGAGATCCTCGGCAAGCTGGCGGAGGAGCGGGCCGCCGATGTGCTGGAGGCGATGGACCCGGACGACGCGGCCGATCTCCTCTCCGAGCTGCCCGAGGCGGACAAGGAGCGGCTGCTCACGCTGATGCGCCCGGACGACGCGGCCGACGTACGGCGGCTGATGTCGTACGAGGAGCGCACGGCGGGCGGGCTGATGACGACCGATCCGATCGTGCTGCGGCCCGACGCGACCGTCGCGGACGCGCTGGCCCGGGTACGGCAGCAGGACCTGTCCCCCGCGCTCGCGGCGCAGGTCTATGTGTGCCGGCCGCCGGACGAGACACCGACGGGCAAGTACCTGGGCACGGTGCACTTCCAGCGGCTGCTGCGCGATCCGCCGTACACGCTGGTCAGCTCGATCGTGGACAGCGATCTGCCGCCGCTCGCCCCGGACACCCCGCTGCCCGCGATCACCAGCCATCTGGCCGCGTACAACATGGTCTCGGCGCCGGTGGTGGACGACAGCGGGGCGCTGCTCGGCGCGGTGACGGTCGATGACGTACTCGACCATCTGCTGCCGGACGACTGGCGGGAGACCGGGTACCACGGGGTGGAGGGGACGGGCCGTGCCGGCTGA
- a CDS encoding DUF1003 domain-containing protein, translated as MPAERPERDGGGGGGRERAKAGPVSGATALSRGGRLRLDQPRPRRPRLLPELPQYDAEAFGRLSERVARFLGTGRFIVWMTLVIIVWLAWNILAPAALRFDPYPFIFLTLMLSLQASYAAPLILLAQNRQDDRDRVTQEQERKQNERSMADTEYLTREIAALRMGLGEVATRDWIRSELQDLVRDLAEPAGEESER; from the coding sequence GTGCCGGCTGAGCGACCGGAGCGGGACGGCGGCGGTGGCGGCGGCCGGGAGCGGGCGAAGGCCGGTCCCGTGAGCGGCGCGACGGCGCTGTCGCGCGGCGGGCGGCTCCGTCTCGACCAGCCGCGCCCGCGGCGGCCCCGGCTGCTGCCGGAGCTGCCGCAGTACGACGCGGAGGCGTTCGGCCGGCTGTCGGAGCGGGTCGCCCGGTTCCTGGGGACGGGCCGCTTCATCGTCTGGATGACGCTGGTCATCATCGTGTGGCTGGCGTGGAACATCCTCGCGCCGGCCGCGCTGCGCTTCGACCCGTACCCGTTCATCTTCCTGACGCTGATGCTCTCGCTCCAGGCGTCGTACGCCGCTCCGCTGATCCTGCTGGCGCAGAACCGCCAGGACGACCGGGACCGGGTCACGCAGGAGCAGGAGCGCAAGCAGAACGAGCGGTCCATGGCGGACACGGAGTATCTGACCCGGGAGATCGCTGCGCTGCGGATGGGTCTGGGCGAGGTCGCCACCCGTGACTGGATCCGCTCGGAGCTTCAGGATCTGGTCCGGGATCTGGCGGAGCCCGCCGGCGAGGAATCCGAGCGCTGA
- a CDS encoding Mrp/NBP35 family ATP-binding protein: MATDTYGTAAPAEDAVRAALATVNDPEIHRPITDLGMVKSVDIAADGVVAVTVYLTVSGCPMRDTITRNVTEAVARVEGVTRVDVTLDVMGDEQRRELAASLRGGTAEREVPFAKPGSLTRVYAVASGKGGVGKSSVTVNLAAAMAADGLKVGVVDADIYGHSVPRMLGADGKPTQVENMIMPPSAHGVKVISIGMFTPGNTPVVWRGPMLHRALQQFLADVYWGDLDVLLLDLPPGTGDIAISVAQLVPNAEILVVTTPQQAAAEVAERAGSIAVQTHQKIVGVVENMSGLPCPHCDEMIDVFGTGGGKLVAEGLTRTTGAEVPVLGGIPIDVRLREGGDAGKPIVLSDPDSPAAVALRGIASKLGGRQRGLAGMSLGITPRNKF, encoded by the coding sequence ATGGCTACCGACACGTACGGAACCGCCGCCCCCGCGGAAGACGCGGTGCGCGCCGCGCTGGCGACGGTGAACGACCCCGAGATCCACCGGCCGATCACCGATCTGGGCATGGTGAAATCGGTCGACATCGCGGCGGACGGCGTGGTCGCGGTCACGGTCTATCTGACGGTGTCCGGCTGCCCGATGCGCGACACCATCACCCGGAACGTGACGGAGGCGGTCGCCCGGGTCGAGGGCGTCACGCGGGTGGACGTCACGCTGGACGTGATGGGCGACGAGCAGCGGCGAGAGCTGGCGGCCTCGCTGCGCGGCGGCACGGCCGAGCGCGAGGTGCCGTTCGCCAAGCCGGGGTCGCTGACCAGGGTCTACGCGGTGGCGTCCGGCAAGGGCGGCGTCGGGAAGTCGTCGGTGACGGTCAACCTGGCGGCGGCGATGGCCGCGGACGGGCTGAAAGTCGGTGTCGTGGACGCGGACATCTACGGGCACAGCGTGCCGCGGATGCTCGGCGCGGACGGGAAACCCACCCAGGTCGAGAACATGATCATGCCGCCGTCGGCGCACGGCGTGAAGGTGATCTCCATCGGGATGTTCACCCCGGGCAACACCCCGGTGGTCTGGCGCGGCCCGATGCTGCACCGCGCGCTCCAGCAGTTCCTGGCGGATGTGTACTGGGGCGATCTGGACGTGCTGCTGCTGGACCTGCCGCCGGGGACCGGTGATATCGCGATCTCGGTGGCGCAGCTCGTGCCGAACGCGGAGATCCTGGTGGTCACCACCCCGCAGCAGGCGGCGGCCGAGGTCGCGGAGCGGGCCGGCTCGATCGCCGTACAGACCCATCAGAAGATCGTCGGTGTGGTCGAGAACATGTCGGGCCTGCCGTGCCCGCACTGCGACGAGATGATCGATGTCTTCGGCACCGGCGGCGGCAAGCTCGTCGCGGAGGGGCTGACCCGGACGACCGGCGCCGAGGTGCCGGTGCTCGGCGGCATCCCGATCGATGTACGGCTGCGCGAGGGCGGCGACGCGGGCAAGCCGATCGTGCTGTCCGACCCGGACTCGCCGGCCGCCGTCGCGCTGCGCGGGATCGCGAGCAAGCTGGGCGGGCGGCAGCGCGGCCTGGCGGGCATGTCCCTGGGGATCACACCGCGCAACAAGTTCTGA
- a CDS encoding sec-independent translocase, producing MFSDIGALEVVTIVVIAVLVFGPEKLPKVIQDVSRFIRKIREFSENAKQDIRSELGPEFKDFDFEDLNPKTFVRKQFLENDDLGLKEIRSSFDLRKDLDDVVDAVNGHESGSAVSDTPDPAVKSLTPSATPAAANGAVTTGSTATPDLLKKREKPDPVERPPFDADAT from the coding sequence GTGTTCAGTGACATTGGCGCCCTTGAGGTGGTCACGATCGTGGTGATCGCCGTCCTCGTCTTCGGACCCGAGAAGCTTCCCAAGGTCATCCAGGACGTCTCCCGGTTCATACGGAAGATCCGGGAGTTCTCCGAGAACGCCAAGCAGGACATCCGCTCGGAGCTGGGCCCCGAGTTCAAGGACTTCGACTTCGAGGACCTCAACCCGAAGACGTTCGTCCGCAAGCAGTTCCTGGAGAACGACGACCTGGGGCTCAAGGAGATCCGCAGCAGCTTCGATCTCCGCAAGGATCTGGACGACGTGGTTGACGCGGTCAACGGCCATGAGAGTGGATCCGCCGTGTCGGACACACCGGACCCCGCCGTCAAGTCCCTCACGCCCTCCGCGACTCCCGCCGCCGCGAACGGCGCCGTCACGACCGGCTCCACGGCCACTCCCGACCTGTTGAAGAAGCGCGAAAAGCCCGATCCGGTCGAACGCCCGCCCTTCGACGCAGACGCCACCTGA